A window from Toxoplasma gondii ME49 chromosome IX, whole genome shotgun sequence encodes these proteins:
- the GRA12 gene encoding dense granule protein GRA12 (encoded by transcript TGME49_288650~Signal peptide predicted by SignalP 2.0 HMM (probability 0.989) with cleavage site probability 0.767 at residue 38~Predicted trans-membrane domain (TMHMM2.0):19-42), which produces MRAIVASTQQFLRPVGSRPLAGISIVVVVALAIALGTAADVGRHVGGFSGPFPMTLRSGQWRLDHGACFVGKAKNLVVDPLPRVSPQGPQPLDVTTTGSALCWWLDSMYAAHMSLKAAWERRHQEAKNRTSWLNLWRRFANWWASFPEFQIDVSVLYLDLWNDDFYGHPLPWFSAEFSYTPPSGRYAYNLFDKLQSHFASAPGTAVQEVFLLLAPAPTFNQPVEKRSSIVARAATVAAGNELFKEALGHQRVDEVLSMVPADPFRLMLSTSAFSFQAKIGDFWERGLDCMLGSRLNLRWDQVGTSVCRYMTAKASETGSGLAASFLNTVEVRVTGMDFFNHAAPVFKTEFIEGIITKRATYIPVSMYLSTDPTLTHEYEAAKTVKRAVQAGRVGAALARGLVNFARATNQKADESHEGQTKTPTSGVRGSAGSKHN; this is translated from the exons ATGAGGGCGATCGTGGCATCGACGCAGCAGTTTTTGCGTCCAGTTGGCTCTCGGCCCCTCGCGGGTATTTCGATCGTTGTGGTGGTCGCGTTGGCAATAGCTTTAGGGACTGCAGCTGACGTTGGGCGACATGTTGGCGGTTTCTCGGGGCCGTTTCCCATGACTCTGCGAAGTGGCCAGTGGAGACTCGATCACGGAGCATGCTTCGTTGGAAAAGCAAAGAACCTGGTAGTTGACCCTCTTCCCCGTGTATCGCCTCAGGGGCCTCAGCCGCTCGATGTCACGACCACAGGAAGCGCTCTGTGCTGGTGGCTGGACAGTATGTATGCAGCGCATATGTCCTTGAAAGCGGCGTGGGAAAGGCGGCATCAAGAAGCGAA GAACAGAACCTCCTGGTTGAATTTATGGAGGCGCTTCGCCAATTGGTGGGCCTCGTTTCCTGAGTTTCAGATCGACGTTTCTGTACTCTACCTCGATCTGTGGAACGACGACTTCTACGGCCACCCTCTTCCGTGGTTCAGTGCGGAATTCAGTTATACCCCTCCATCAGGCAGATACGCGTACAACCTCTTCGACAAACTGCAGTCTCATTTTGCGTCTGCTCCGGGAACGGCGGTTCAGGAAGTTTTCCTTTTGTTAGCCCCTGCGCCGACATTCAACCAGCCTGTAGAGAAACGGTCTTCCATCGTTGCCCGCGCAGCAACTGTTGCAGCCGGCAACGAACTATTTAAGGAAGCATTGGGGCATCAACGTGTTGATGAAGTTTTGTCGATGGTCCCCGCCGACCCGTTTCGTTTGATGTTGAGCACCAGTGCTTTCTCATTTCAAGCTAAAATCGGGGATTTCTGGGAGCGCGGACTGGATTGCATGCTCGGCAG CCGCCTGAACCTTCGCTGGGATCAAGTTGGTACAAGTGTGTGCCGCTATATGACTGCAAAAGCCAGCGAAACCGGCTCTGGTTTGGCCGCATCCTTCCTCAATACCGTGGAGGTCCGGGTGACTGGCATGGACTTCTTCAATCATGCAGCGCCGGTCTTCAAAACAGAATTCATCGAGGGAATCATTACCAAAAGGGCTACTTACATCCCGGTGAGCATGTATTTAAGCACGGATCCTACGCTCACGCACGAGTACGAAGCCGCAAAAACTGTCAAGCGGGCGGTCCAAGCAGGCCGTGTTGGAGCAGCTCTTGCTCGAGGTTTGGTGAACTTTGCTAGAGCGACGAATCAAAAGGCTGATGAGTCACATGAAGGTCAAACCAAAACACCAACATCAGGAGTGCGCGGCTCTGCAGGCAGCAAACACAACTGA